The Salvia miltiorrhiza cultivar Shanhuang (shh) chromosome 1, IMPLAD_Smil_shh, whole genome shotgun sequence genome has a window encoding:
- the LOC131005822 gene encoding protein yippee-like: protein MGRVFVVNLEGKIYSCKHCGTHLALGDDIVSKSFHSRHGKAYLFSKVANVTLGEKEERMMMTGSHIVADIFCVQCGSIVGWKYETAREKSQKYKEGKSVLERFKISGPDGSNYWVSHGAHFGGSDADEV, encoded by the exons ATGGGGAGAGTGTTTGTGGTGAATCTCGAAGGAAAGATCTATAGTTGCAAGCACTGTGGAACTCATCTTGCGCTGGGCGATGACATCGTCTCCAAG TCTTTCCACAGCAGGCATGGAAAGGCTTATCTCTTCAGTAAGGT AGCAAATGTAACGCTAGGAGAGAAGGAAGAGAGGATGATGATGACCGGATCGCACATAGTTGCAGATATCTTCTGCGTCCAATGTGGTTCAATCGTTGGATGGAAATAT GAAACTGCTCGCGAAAAGAGTCAAAAGTACAAGGAAGGCAAATCTGTTCTTGAGCG GTTCAAGATATCGGGGCCGGATGGAAGTAATTACTGGGTTAGCCACGGAGCACATTTCGGAGGAAGTGATGCCGATGAGGTCTGA